In one Mycobacterium heckeshornense genomic region, the following are encoded:
- a CDS encoding helix-turn-helix domain-containing protein, which produces MSRAVGYRWHLRLRMAERGMFATTELGPLLAERGVALSREQVYRLAAGTPERLSLHTLAALCDILECTPSDLIEPVVESKSGAKRAVGAKSTTTQSGPRELRTKRARIISEMEDPS; this is translated from the coding sequence ATGAGTCGGGCCGTGGGCTACCGCTGGCATCTGCGGTTGCGGATGGCCGAGCGGGGCATGTTCGCCACCACAGAGTTGGGGCCACTGCTGGCCGAACGAGGGGTTGCGTTGTCGCGCGAGCAGGTCTACCGGTTGGCGGCGGGCACCCCGGAACGGTTGTCGCTGCATACGTTGGCCGCTTTGTGCGACATCCTCGAGTGCACGCCGTCGGATCTGATCGAGCCGGTGGTCGAATCCAAATCCGGCGCCAAACGCGCTGTCGGCGCGAAATCCACCACGACACAGTCGGGTCCGCGTGAGTTGCGAACTAAACGCGCCCGCATCATCTCCGAAATGGAGGACCCGAGTTGA
- a CDS encoding MAE_28990/MAE_18760 family HEPN-like nuclease, with translation MTSQAQKAFGENCGEIDRLLEIHGDITPEGRGRKWKVEALHKSAFVLLTAFWEAFCEDLAAEALNHLVKHSTTANGLPSELKKLVAQELKDDLHDLAVWRLADDGWRAVLSSRLTKLQAERNRRLNTPKTSQINDLFKSAVGVENVAKAWYWPGMRASAAAKKLDAFVTLRGEIAHRGSAATSVTKQQVTDYYNHVKRLTTRTEARVAQVITTSTGAPPW, from the coding sequence ATGACCAGCCAGGCGCAAAAGGCGTTTGGGGAGAACTGCGGAGAGATCGATCGCCTCCTCGAGATCCACGGCGATATCACCCCCGAAGGCCGCGGCCGGAAGTGGAAGGTCGAGGCGCTCCACAAGTCCGCGTTCGTGCTCCTCACGGCCTTCTGGGAAGCATTTTGCGAAGATCTCGCCGCGGAGGCGCTCAACCACCTCGTGAAGCACTCCACAACGGCCAACGGACTACCATCAGAGCTAAAGAAATTGGTTGCCCAAGAACTCAAGGATGACCTGCACGATTTGGCTGTGTGGCGACTAGCCGACGACGGCTGGCGGGCAGTCTTATCGTCCCGACTCACGAAGCTCCAGGCGGAACGGAACAGAAGACTCAACACGCCGAAGACCTCACAGATCAACGATCTGTTCAAGAGCGCTGTCGGCGTTGAGAACGTCGCAAAGGCTTGGTACTGGCCGGGAATGCGCGCCAGCGCCGCCGCAAAGAAGCTCGACGCGTTTGTGACACTCCGAGGTGAAATAGCTCATCGGGGATCAGCAGCCACCAGCGTGACGAAGCAGCAGGTTACCGACTATTACAACCACGTCAAGCGACTCACCACGAGAACCGAGGCGCGAGTTGCTCAGGTGATCACCACCAGCACTGGGGCACCGCCATGGTGA
- a CDS encoding tyrosine-type recombinase/integrase: MPEQAQQKGLLAGSARLVLVQGTALLHPERTVFDAMLAGWRAQQRSRLLADATVLWRERIVRRFAEFTNGFPWTWTASDVEDWTSSLVSRNGHVHTTIRSYQGAVACFLDYVVDARYGWSAECEARFGTHPVQICHEWNTAVHVADYEGRPGRRPFTRVELQALFDYADARVGEVRATGRKGWLAAFRDATLFKVTYAWGLRRREAAMLDVADFTTNPAVPELGRFGTLAVRYGKAMRGSPPRRRQVATVMPWAAEVVEEYVTEIRPCYPTADHPALFLTERGERISVRQVDERFAVYRTGAGLPENLTPHCLRHSYISHLIEDGVDPTFVQRQAGHSWASTTAGYTTVGADHANRMLRAAVERAFVAAPQGILR, translated from the coding sequence ATGCCGGAACAAGCGCAACAGAAAGGCCTGCTGGCTGGTTCGGCGCGGCTGGTGCTGGTGCAGGGAACGGCGCTGTTGCACCCAGAGCGGACGGTGTTCGACGCGATGCTCGCGGGGTGGCGGGCGCAGCAACGCAGCCGACTGCTGGCGGACGCGACGGTGTTATGGCGGGAGCGGATCGTGCGCCGGTTCGCCGAGTTCACGAACGGGTTCCCGTGGACCTGGACGGCGAGTGATGTGGAGGACTGGACCAGCAGCCTGGTGTCGCGTAACGGCCACGTGCACACCACGATCCGCTCTTATCAGGGTGCGGTGGCATGCTTCCTGGATTACGTGGTCGACGCCCGCTATGGCTGGAGTGCGGAGTGTGAGGCGCGGTTCGGGACGCATCCGGTGCAGATTTGTCATGAGTGGAACACTGCGGTGCATGTCGCCGACTACGAAGGCAGGCCGGGACGGCGGCCGTTCACCCGCGTGGAGTTGCAGGCGTTATTCGATTATGCCGATGCCCGGGTGGGCGAGGTCCGCGCAACCGGTCGCAAAGGGTGGCTGGCGGCGTTTCGCGACGCAACACTGTTCAAAGTGACCTACGCCTGGGGGCTACGCCGACGGGAGGCGGCGATGCTCGACGTGGCCGACTTCACGACGAATCCCGCGGTGCCGGAGCTAGGTCGATTCGGCACGTTGGCGGTGCGCTACGGCAAGGCGATGCGCGGCTCGCCACCGCGGCGCCGGCAGGTGGCGACGGTGATGCCGTGGGCGGCCGAGGTGGTCGAGGAGTACGTGACCGAGATCCGGCCCTGCTATCCCACCGCTGACCATCCCGCGCTGTTTCTCACTGAACGGGGCGAGCGCATCTCAGTGCGCCAGGTCGACGAGAGGTTCGCCGTCTACCGGACCGGCGCTGGCCTGCCAGAAAATCTCACGCCGCACTGCCTGCGCCACTCCTACATCTCACACCTAATCGAGGACGGTGTTGACCCGACATTCGTACAACGCCAGGCCGGGCATTCCTGGGCATCAACGACGGCCGGCTACACCACGGTTGGGGCCGATCACGCCAACCGGATGCTGCGCGCAGCCGTCGAGCGGGCGTTTGTCGCTGCACCCCAAGGGATCTTGCGATGA
- a CDS encoding tyrosine-type recombinase/integrase codes for MTAPARLPDADSTGLLGKLMATVRSEFRGDVLEFGPENPVFGGAACGVGGCGRTARGHGLCQGHLQRWNDQGRPDMQRFVESTDPRWRRQQPNQRCRVLGCGYGSARGGMCSLHAQRWQRAGRPDLDGWLADPQPVKQPPPEATCRIPHCPLWPQASSPFCQSHTNTWKINGRPDIDEFADRFAEITLASETIRLERLAPQLKLEMQYVLQRHHDERRGKLAPDVVMRVVRALADTDTGSLLAWDEQAWRQRIGMPRNDSLARGFLGYAYRAVADLAEAGGWEAEYPRDIWHMRRLGFHGDRRLRFDGIGQPWLRELVKRWVRWRLSAGLGLEAGGARPVLVISRFAGFLADIGVERIDQIDRTVLERYLAHLLADPALASAQRRGSHLGLLNRFFTAIRQHRWDTTLPTDAMFYHEDYPKRAERLPRALAEHVMAQLEHPDNLARFADPAYRLVTIILMRCGLRVTDALRLRADCVVADAEGAPYLRYFNHKMKRDALVPIDEQLRELIAEHRQRTLERWPGGTPILFPRPTKNVDGTHPIASPTYRMALLRWLAACDIRDEHGAPVHLTPHQWRHTAGTRLNLRGIASDASFGSPGERCGSGDLGIYRILQSPAELSLTRLVSCGFPRHPAVWMH; via the coding sequence GTGACCGCCCCGGCCCGACTGCCCGATGCCGATTCGACCGGGCTGCTAGGCAAGTTGATGGCGACTGTCCGCAGCGAATTCCGCGGCGACGTACTGGAATTCGGGCCTGAGAACCCGGTGTTCGGCGGAGCCGCCTGCGGGGTTGGCGGCTGCGGGCGAACCGCGCGCGGCCACGGGTTATGCCAGGGGCATCTGCAGCGGTGGAACGACCAGGGGCGCCCGGACATGCAGCGGTTCGTCGAATCGACCGATCCGCGGTGGCGGCGGCAGCAGCCGAACCAACGTTGCCGGGTGCTGGGCTGTGGTTACGGGTCGGCGCGTGGCGGCATGTGCAGCCTGCACGCGCAGCGATGGCAACGCGCCGGCCGCCCCGACCTGGATGGGTGGCTCGCCGATCCGCAGCCGGTCAAGCAACCACCGCCGGAGGCGACCTGCCGCATCCCGCACTGCCCACTGTGGCCGCAGGCGAGTTCGCCGTTCTGCCAATCCCACACCAACACCTGGAAGATCAACGGCCGCCCCGACATCGACGAGTTCGCCGACCGCTTCGCTGAGATCACGTTGGCCAGCGAGACGATCCGGCTCGAGCGGCTCGCCCCGCAACTGAAGCTGGAGATGCAGTACGTGCTGCAGCGCCACCACGACGAACGCCGGGGCAAGCTCGCACCCGACGTGGTCATGCGGGTGGTGCGGGCGCTCGCCGACACCGACACCGGCTCACTGCTCGCCTGGGACGAGCAGGCCTGGCGGCAGCGAATCGGGATGCCCCGCAACGACAGTCTGGCTCGCGGGTTTCTCGGCTACGCCTACCGGGCGGTCGCCGACCTGGCCGAGGCCGGTGGTTGGGAAGCCGAGTACCCGCGCGATATCTGGCACATGCGCCGCCTCGGCTTCCACGGTGACCGGCGCCTGCGGTTCGACGGCATCGGCCAGCCGTGGCTGCGTGAGCTGGTCAAGCGGTGGGTGCGCTGGCGATTGTCGGCCGGGCTGGGCCTGGAAGCCGGCGGCGCCAGGCCGGTCCTCGTCATCAGCCGGTTTGCCGGGTTCCTCGCCGACATCGGCGTCGAGCGGATCGACCAGATCGACAGGACGGTGCTGGAACGCTACCTGGCCCATTTGCTCGCCGACCCCGCCCTCGCCAGCGCTCAGCGCCGGGGCAGCCATCTCGGGCTGCTCAACCGGTTCTTCACCGCCATCCGCCAACACCGTTGGGATACAACCCTTCCCACCGACGCGATGTTCTACCACGAGGACTACCCGAAACGCGCCGAACGGCTGCCGCGGGCACTGGCCGAGCACGTCATGGCCCAACTCGAGCATCCCGACAACCTCGCCCGGTTCGCCGACCCGGCCTACCGGCTGGTCACCATCATCCTGATGCGTTGCGGGCTGCGGGTCACCGACGCGCTGCGGCTGCGCGCCGACTGCGTCGTCGCCGACGCCGAGGGCGCTCCGTATCTGCGCTACTTCAACCACAAGATGAAACGCGACGCGCTGGTGCCGATCGATGAACAGCTGCGCGAGCTGATCGCCGAACACCGCCAGCGCACCCTCGAGCGCTGGCCGGGCGGCACACCGATCCTGTTCCCGCGGCCGACGAAGAACGTCGACGGCACCCACCCGATCGCCAGCCCCACCTACCGGATGGCGCTGCTGCGCTGGCTGGCCGCCTGCGACATCCGCGACGAGCACGGCGCACCGGTGCACCTGACCCCGCACCAATGGCGCCACACCGCAGGCACCCGGCTGAATTTGCGCGGAATTGCATCGGATGCATCATTCGGCAGCCCGGGAGAACGTTGTGGCAGCGGCGATCTGGGCATTTACCGTATTCTGCAGAGCCCGGCCGAGCTCTCGCTGACACGCCTGGTGAGCTGCGGCTTTCCTCGGCATCCCGCCGTCTGGATGCATTGA
- a CDS encoding site-specific integrase, whose translation MQVARVISLVSSRESWTVLGEDDAPVAPVERYLAYLTDIERSPNTVKAYAHDLKDWFGFLADRRLDWREVGIDDVGEFVAWLRLPLQARDGRVAVLPSVEHYCRESTVNRKLSAVGAFYTHAAREGVAVGELLTSWQVGGGRGGWRPFLHHISKSELKPRRVVALKAPKKLPRVLTPAEVQAVLDGCDRLRDRLLFAVLYDTGMRIGEAFGLRHNDIAAAEREVTVRRRDNANRARAKSPTSRTVPVSPELIRLYADYLHGEYGDLNSDYVFVNLWGRPRGHPLTYAAVYDLVRRLRRRTGIDFDPHWLRHSAATRMLRDGIGIEFVATLLGHASVATTSATYGHLSVEDARRVMEQAGWFTDRQVRV comes from the coding sequence ATGCAAGTTGCCCGGGTCATCTCATTGGTCTCGTCGCGTGAATCGTGGACCGTCCTGGGCGAGGACGACGCCCCGGTCGCTCCGGTGGAGCGGTATCTGGCGTATCTGACCGACATCGAACGCTCACCAAACACGGTCAAGGCCTACGCGCACGATCTGAAGGACTGGTTCGGCTTCCTCGCCGACCGGCGGTTGGACTGGCGCGAGGTCGGCATCGATGACGTGGGTGAGTTCGTCGCGTGGCTGCGGCTGCCGCTGCAGGCCCGCGACGGGCGGGTCGCGGTGCTGCCGTCGGTCGAGCATTACTGCAGGGAATCGACTGTTAACCGCAAGCTTTCGGCGGTCGGCGCTTTCTACACCCACGCCGCCCGCGAGGGTGTTGCGGTCGGTGAGCTTCTCACCTCGTGGCAGGTCGGCGGCGGGCGCGGAGGCTGGCGCCCATTCCTGCACCACATCAGCAAGAGCGAGCTGAAGCCGCGGCGGGTGGTCGCGTTGAAGGCGCCGAAGAAGCTGCCGCGGGTGCTCACCCCGGCCGAGGTGCAGGCCGTGCTGGATGGCTGCGACCGGCTGCGTGACCGGTTGCTGTTCGCCGTGCTCTACGACACCGGCATGCGGATCGGTGAGGCATTCGGGTTGCGCCACAACGACATCGCCGCCGCCGAACGGGAGGTGACGGTGCGCCGCCGCGACAACGCCAACCGCGCCCGCGCCAAGTCGCCCACGTCGCGGACGGTCCCGGTCAGCCCCGAGCTGATCCGGTTGTATGCCGACTACCTGCACGGCGAGTACGGCGACCTGAACAGCGACTACGTGTTCGTCAACCTGTGGGGCCGCCCGCGCGGGCACCCGCTGACCTATGCCGCGGTCTACGACCTGGTGCGCCGACTGCGCCGACGAACCGGGATCGACTTTGACCCGCACTGGCTGCGGCACTCGGCAGCGACCAGGATGCTGCGTGACGGCATCGGAATCGAGTTTGTGGCAACACTTCTCGGTCACGCGTCGGTCGCCACGACGAGCGCTACCTACGGGCATCTGAGTGTCGAGGACGCCCGCCGGGTCATGGAGCAGGCGGGCTGGTTCACCGACCGGCAGGTGCGGGTGTGA
- a CDS encoding IS110 family transposase, which translates to MNQSTLQRPNSFWCGIDWGGRFHHLCVLDGTGQQLLSRKVAHTVDGLAVLVGLIASFTGAVRIAIERAEGLLVEYLQHHCDAEIYCVSPKISARARERYRMAAAKSDEFDAYVLADTLRHQYAQWRPLAVPSPLLAELTAVSRDRQRILDMQVDTENRLRSILDAYHPCPLHLFSALDRDITLSFIRSYPTPVQAGRITAARMGAFTSRHGYSGRHKPETLVARMQPHLLSASDGTVAGKALAAKAFTEQLALLNTHLRAHDKRLGELLEAHPDTPIFTSFPGIGPVTAAVLISEMGEERSRFPSAPSLLAETGLAPVTKVSGRTRQVRFRYAANRRMRHAIDWWMFVAVREDLWSADIYQHARAAGQPHHRALRGLGARWCRILWRCWHDHNPYDPAIHHRATAA; encoded by the coding sequence ATGAATCAGAGTACTCTGCAACGGCCGAACAGCTTCTGGTGTGGGATCGACTGGGGTGGGCGCTTCCATCACCTGTGTGTGCTGGATGGCACCGGCCAGCAGCTGCTCAGTCGCAAGGTCGCTCACACCGTCGATGGTCTGGCCGTCCTGGTCGGGTTGATTGCTTCGTTCACCGGTGCGGTCCGGATCGCGATCGAGCGGGCCGAAGGGCTACTGGTCGAATATCTCCAGCACCACTGCGATGCCGAAATTTATTGCGTGTCACCGAAAATCTCGGCGCGAGCACGCGAACGCTATCGGATGGCGGCCGCCAAGTCCGACGAATTCGATGCCTATGTGTTGGCCGATACGTTGCGTCACCAGTATGCCCAGTGGCGGCCGTTGGCCGTTCCGTCGCCGCTTCTAGCGGAGCTGACCGCAGTGAGCCGCGATCGTCAACGCATCCTGGATATGCAGGTGGACACCGAGAATCGACTGCGGTCAATCTTGGATGCCTATCATCCGTGCCCGTTGCACCTGTTTTCTGCACTGGACCGGGACATCACCCTGTCCTTCATCCGCAGCTATCCCACTCCCGTGCAGGCGGGCCGGATCACCGCTGCGCGGATGGGGGCGTTCACGTCCCGGCACGGCTACAGTGGCCGGCACAAACCCGAGACACTTGTCGCCCGGATGCAGCCGCATCTGCTATCGGCGAGCGACGGCACCGTTGCTGGCAAAGCGTTGGCGGCCAAAGCATTCACCGAACAACTGGCTCTACTCAACACCCATTTGCGAGCCCATGACAAACGACTGGGCGAACTGCTTGAGGCGCACCCGGACACCCCGATCTTCACCAGTTTCCCCGGCATCGGACCGGTCACCGCCGCCGTGTTGATCTCCGAAATGGGTGAGGAGCGCAGTCGTTTTCCTTCGGCGCCGTCATTGTTGGCAGAGACCGGCTTGGCTCCGGTCACCAAGGTGTCCGGGCGCACACGTCAGGTTCGCTTCCGCTACGCCGCCAACCGGCGGATGCGGCACGCCATCGACTGGTGGATGTTCGTCGCCGTCCGTGAAGACCTCTGGTCGGCCGACATCTACCAACACGCCCGCGCCGCCGGCCAACCACACCATCGTGCCCTGCGTGGCCTGGGCGCCCGCTGGTGTCGCATCTTGTGGCGCTGCTGGCACGACCACAACCCCTACGACCCGGCCATCCACCACCGCGCCACCGCCGCCTAA
- a CDS encoding integrase — protein sequence MLTRLGTRLADNHPVHPQALLESVATDVPLARALEDFLTARQLALPTDREERRAATRRQSRIDAVPPPLRQAVAGFAEHLVASRDRARRTGTHPRGHPTLEARLGAVRDFAQFLSMARGKTDWATIEVGDIEAFLHAHPSRRAFYLTGLRQFCRYGLRRRLMLINPTKGLTAPQTMAFRGPTLPVDRQRELFQRWSTDPEVHPHEAFVGLAALLHGATTQELQHLTDADIDNNRRRIRLGRRPQPTPLDPWTWTALHRCLDHRKVLGGNNSHLLVTMQTKATRAPASDGYIKNTLRAVGIQPRILRSTRLVDLVGTVDAKLVAAAYGMHHEAVVAYLADHVDTARLPNS from the coding sequence ATGCTGACCCGGCTCGGCACACGATTGGCCGACAACCACCCGGTGCATCCGCAGGCCCTGCTGGAATCCGTGGCCACTGACGTTCCGCTCGCGCGGGCCCTGGAGGACTTCCTCACCGCCCGTCAACTGGCGTTACCGACCGATCGCGAGGAACGCCGCGCCGCCACCCGCCGCCAATCCCGTATCGACGCGGTGCCCCCACCCCTGCGCCAGGCGGTGGCCGGGTTTGCCGAGCACCTGGTCGCCAGCCGCGATCGTGCCCGCCGCACCGGCACCCACCCGCGCGGGCATCCCACGCTCGAGGCCCGGCTTGGGGCCGTGCGTGACTTCGCTCAGTTCTTGTCCATGGCGCGCGGCAAAACTGACTGGGCCACCATTGAGGTCGGCGACATCGAAGCCTTCCTGCACGCTCATCCCAGCCGGCGTGCCTTCTACCTGACCGGGCTGCGCCAGTTCTGCCGCTACGGTCTGCGCCGCCGGCTAATGCTCATCAACCCCACGAAAGGCTTGACTGCGCCGCAGACCATGGCATTCCGCGGCCCGACGCTGCCTGTCGACCGGCAACGCGAACTGTTCCAGCGGTGGAGCACAGACCCCGAGGTGCACCCGCACGAGGCGTTCGTCGGGCTGGCCGCCCTGCTGCACGGCGCCACCACACAAGAACTGCAGCACCTCACCGATGCGGACATCGACAACAACCGCCGCCGGATCCGGCTGGGTCGCCGACCACAACCCACCCCATTGGACCCGTGGACCTGGACCGCACTGCATCGCTGCCTCGACCACCGGAAGGTGCTGGGCGGCAACAATTCCCACCTGTTGGTCACCATGCAGACCAAAGCCACCCGGGCGCCGGCCTCCGACGGCTACATCAAGAACACCCTGCGCGCGGTCGGCATCCAGCCCCGGATCCTGCGCTCGACACGGCTGGTAGACCTCGTCGGCACGGTCGACGCGAAACTCGTCGCCGCTGCCTACGGCATGCACCACGAAGCTGTCGTCGCCTACCTCGCAGACCACGTTGACACCGCCCGTCTGCCGAACTCGTGA
- a CDS encoding helix-turn-helix domain-containing protein: MQIRWKLRMAAAQREVWTGAQLQRLLAEKAGLELSSASVSALFTKQPSQIKLSTLIALCTALECSPNDLFDIDTTPVTQQISPKPAKVAVNDAPASRRGRSMPPI, translated from the coding sequence ATGCAGATCAGGTGGAAACTTCGGATGGCCGCCGCCCAGCGGGAGGTGTGGACCGGCGCCCAACTGCAACGGCTGCTGGCGGAGAAGGCTGGATTGGAGCTGTCTTCGGCGTCGGTGTCGGCGTTGTTCACCAAACAGCCCAGTCAGATCAAGCTGTCCACCTTGATCGCGTTGTGCACCGCACTGGAATGCTCGCCCAATGACCTGTTTGACATCGATACCACCCCTGTCACACAACAGATTTCACCGAAGCCGGCCAAGGTCGCGGTCAACGACGCGCCAGCGTCGCGGCGGGGCCGGTCGATGCCGCCGATCTAG
- a CDS encoding tyrosine-type recombinase/integrase: MGDGRLRVITGEVAAVVETRDPQRFQAECVEAFVASWTARGFAESTITNDVGVLERMLVALGRPAWEVTAEDVDRVVGELASSGRAVSTRRNYLQVFKGFHRFLEVRKAAEIEAAFGVRLACPLDEFNAARHVSDDSPSTEAPPTAERVGAFFEFLKGRIATARKYAPAARDYALFRTLYHAGLRSEEVVMLDCSDVHFGRGTFGKLHVRFGKGAKGSGPRPRWVPMLDGLDLVLRWYLDDVRGRFPDSPVLLCDESGGPMAAATIRNRLRHLMRVEGRPEGEWFSPHGMRRACATHNYERGVDLVAIQQLLGHWTVASTMRYVRPSETFIEDAYQRAISATLSELTGQE; encoded by the coding sequence GTGGGAGACGGGCGGCTGCGGGTGATCACCGGCGAGGTCGCGGCGGTCGTGGAGACGCGAGATCCGCAGCGGTTTCAGGCCGAATGCGTGGAGGCGTTCGTGGCGTCGTGGACCGCGCGCGGGTTCGCCGAATCGACGATCACCAACGACGTCGGTGTGTTGGAGCGGATGCTGGTGGCGCTGGGGCGCCCGGCGTGGGAGGTGACCGCTGAGGACGTCGACCGGGTGGTGGGCGAGCTCGCCAGTTCGGGTCGGGCGGTGTCGACGCGACGCAATTATCTGCAGGTGTTCAAGGGCTTTCACCGGTTCCTTGAGGTCCGCAAGGCCGCGGAGATCGAGGCGGCGTTCGGGGTCCGGCTGGCCTGTCCATTGGACGAGTTCAACGCCGCCCGCCATGTCAGCGACGACTCGCCGAGCACGGAGGCGCCGCCGACGGCGGAGCGGGTGGGCGCGTTCTTCGAGTTCCTGAAGGGTCGGATTGCGACTGCCCGCAAGTATGCGCCGGCCGCGCGGGATTATGCGCTGTTCCGCACGCTGTATCACGCCGGGCTGCGGTCGGAAGAAGTGGTGATGCTCGACTGCTCGGATGTGCATTTTGGGCGCGGCACGTTCGGCAAGCTGCATGTGCGGTTCGGTAAGGGCGCCAAGGGCTCCGGGCCGCGGCCGCGTTGGGTGCCGATGTTAGACGGGCTGGATCTGGTGTTGCGCTGGTATCTCGACGATGTGCGCGGCCGGTTCCCGGACAGTCCGGTGTTGCTGTGTGATGAGTCCGGCGGCCCAATGGCCGCGGCCACCATCCGCAACCGGTTGCGGCATTTGATGAGAGTGGAAGGCCGGCCTGAAGGTGAGTGGTTCAGCCCGCATGGGATGCGCCGTGCCTGTGCGACCCACAACTATGAGCGAGGCGTGGATCTCGTTGCCATTCAACAGCTTTTAGGACACTGGACGGTCGCGTCGACCATGCGGTATGTGCGCCCGTCGGAGACCTTCATCGAAGACGCCTATCAGCGTGCGATCTCGGCGACGCTGAGCGAACTGACCGGGCAGGAGTGA